In Sander vitreus isolate 19-12246 chromosome 4, sanVit1, whole genome shotgun sequence, the genomic stretch aaacGTTACCTTAGctacattttaacattcatgGCACTGTAATGTCAATTTGTGCTTTTGTAGTAActaggtagctagctagctagtgttaTTGTGTGGTAGCCAACATAGACAGTATGTAAGAACGTCAAAGTGTATCATGTGTAACATTACCGATAGCCCGCTAATTTAGTTGGTAATTTGTTAgtgagtttttatttatttatattgacCTAGCAGCTAGcttaacgttaacattactAGCCGCTGTGCTACTGCGATTCGGGGTTTCCGAAGCAGTTAGTTCTCCGCAGGCGAATTCCACCAGTTAGAATTTAAACCGTTAACATTACGGATATTCCGAAGTTGTTCTCAACGGGCGGATTCCACCCGTTAGAATTTGAGCCGGTATATTGCTGAAGTGACACCAACGTTGGACTTCGTCACCTGGTGTAAAACACAGAGCACACCGTCCTATCCTTGCTCTCTCCTGTTGGGGGCGAATTTAATTGATCCCATCAAACCGCGACCACCCCTGAGGTGTTTTCCCCTTAATTCATAACGCTGAGCATTTCGGGCCGTAATTGCCTCTCTTTGCCTAGGTAGGCCTACACATATGTTTTCCCCCGAACACTGTAAATCAAGGATAAACCAGCGGGAATCCAAGTGAAACCGGAGTAAGTATCCCTGCATTGTTGTGGAGGCAGCTCGGAGGAGGGAATGGATGCAAGCGAGCAGAGGCGCACCGAGGCAGCTTTCTGACAGACCCAGCTCCTCTGTGATGCAGCTGTTTATGCTGGCTGTGAAAAAACCCAGAACACCCAGACGACTGCTTTTAAAACGCTAACGGGCGAGAAATCGGCGGCTATTTTTTATTGTGCACGTGTTGGGTTTGTATATGAAGAGCTGGGAAAGCAATGTAGTCAGTGTAGGCTACTCTGCCGTACACAGAGAGCGAGAATATACCGCCGCTTTGATTTTCTCATTCAGATTTCCCTGTTTTTCTCGCAGATTTAAGtgatctgttttgttttttttgcagtccTGCCCAGtgcttttgctttttattttgagcGTGGAAGCCAAATATCAACTCGGTAATATCACAGAAGTGTGCGAGGAGAAGACAGCGTTGGCATCTATCCATGCGCGCTCCACACCGGACTATTTATGATGGAACTGTGACCCCAGCCCAGGTACTGCACATGCTTTCCCCGTCTATACTTTCTTCGAGTGTTTTCATGTAAGGACTCGGTATTTTGAGGATATATTGGGTAAAATGCTCTGAATGTCGGGGTATTTTGCCGGCTGTCAGTGACGCAACATCTCACACAGGCTGCATGAGAAATACATGCGTAGAAGGGCGTGAACTTGCAGCCACTAACCTCCTTCCCATTAATAAAGCGTCTGTTTATCTGTAAAGCCAGTTTCCTTCGTTTGCAATCCCATAGCCTTCATTCATCTAAACTCATCCCAGGGACGTAATGGATCTTAATGCGGACTCGGAGGACATGGACTACAAGGAGCCGGCTCCTATTGAAGATTTCGCCAGCAGGTCCACGCTGCATGGCATCTCGCACATGTTCACTTATGAGCGGATGTGTATCAAGCGCACCCTGTGGATTTTGTTCTTCCTGAGCTCCTTGGGTGTGCTGGTGACGGTGTGTGTGGACCGGGTGCAGTTATACTTCCAGTACCCCCATGTCACCAAGCTGGACGAGGTGGCGGCTTCCCTGATGGTGTTCCCCTCTGTCACCTTCTGCAACCTCAACTCCTTCCGCTTCAGCCGGGTGACGCGCAACGACCTGTACCACGCTGGGGAGCTCCTGGCCATGCTCAACggcaggtatgtgtgtgtatgtatgtgtgtgtgtctctcattcCCAGGTACTTTACCTTTAGGGCTGCTTGTTGCCTACAGTAGCTCTGTATACATGATGTCAGTCTGCATGCCTGAGACAAGCAGACATTTCCTAATATTTGATTTCCTGACATTCAGTAACACACCTCACCTATAACAGTCTGTTTCTTCTATTTGTTAAAACAAACCAGTATTCAGCACACAGACtcccaaacagacacacaacactttCTGCTTGGAAGATAATGTTTTGCCTCAGGGAAACCTATCGGTGAGGAGGATTTAGCAGTTGTTGATTTAGGATTTGTGTCCACTGCTCATCATGAGATAACAGTCACAAGACTGAAACATTTAGCTGAAACTGTACACTTTCAAGTTGAGTACACATTTCACTGCAGTTTTCTAAAAACTGAACCATTCTTTATTCCAATTAAATGAATTGACAACCATTAAATCACTAAATCCCTAAACCCACTGATTAAATACCAAAACTCCCTAGATTTTCAGATTTTCTGTAAAGGGAAGTGCTGATGCTTTACTCTGTAGGCCCAGCAGTTTAAGTCTACAAGGCACTAGTGAAACTTTGGACTTctattaaaattacatttttagtttttcagtAGCCTCGTGGAAATGTTAACCTTAGTTTTACTTTGATGTCTGACTTTTCTAAGGTGAAAGCTTACATCACACACATGGAAGTGCAACGCAGTGTTTTAACACCTGTCTCACTGGTCGTCGCTGTTAGGCCACCAGGAGATGTTCAAACAACATGGACAGAGCATGCAAAACCTTTTAAGGCTCTCAGTGAATATGAACTTGGACTGACCTTAGCCTGAGGTAATTCAGGAAAAAAGGGTCCACATTAAAGGTGTTTCTAAAAAGCAGTGAAAAGGCTCAGCATCATAGTTTGTTATTTAATAATGTAGTGATGATACAGATCTAGTCAGCTGAAAGCCACACTGCACATACGCTGCTGTATTTATGAAACTGTATGCAACAACATGACATACACCCCGACCATCAACGTGTTGAAATATGTTGATACCATCAGGCTTTCCCCTCCCATTATAAGGCTTAGGGCACCACCTAAGATGAATgaatgtagagctgcaaaggtgAATCAATTTATTATTCGttaattagttgtcaactattacattTATTGCCAGCTACTTTGATAATTGATtcatcggtttgagtaattttttatgaaaaaaattctctgattccagctttttttttatttttattttttttatgtgaatctTTTCTAGtgtcttcactcctctgtgacagtaaagtgaatatctttacgttgtggacaaaacaagacatttgaggacgtcctcttgggctttggaaagcACTTATTgacattttcaccattttctgaaacaactaatcaattaatcgagaaaacagtcggcagattaatcgacaatgaaaataatcgttagttgcagcccaaaatgACTGTTAAATCAGTGTGAGCATCACAACTCTCTACACGcctttctcagatctaatggttGTAGATGGTCCCCACTGGACGTCTTTTCGAgtaatatttatttatcatcTGCTCTACCTTTTCAaacgttttagacacatatGGTAAcaaataatggtccaaaatgatgcaacatttttattttttaattgaaaaacctAACATTTCATtgaggacccctaaaccccaCGACAAATATGTGCAcgtaagtcttccacaaacctaggaaAAAACACTGTACCATAtttgataattaaaaaaatgagaaggAACACATGGTTCACCGATCATGTGAATCTCCCAGGTAACAGATAGTGGTTCTAAGTGGTTAATATAGGATGATGAAAGAGAAAATGCCGCTGGTGCAATTCCTTGCCTCATCATTTTACAGTTCATGTGATACGAATATCTCAATATTGGATAAGCAGACAAGTAGATTTTAAAATCCCTTGCTGACAAAGTGTggagagacgtgtgtgtgtgattcacaACTGCCTTCCCCTCCATTTACACTTGTTGCTTTCTGCTCTGCTTTGATCATTTAGTCTTTCGGCAGCCATGACAAGCTCACCGTTGACTGTTGAAACTTTTGACTTTAAATTTCTTCACTTTTTCTGTTCTGTGCCACCCAGCTTATTCTGATCACATTTACCAGTGAAATACAGGTAACTGCTATCCTAACTATCCTTGACTCTGTATTCACAGCTGTAGCAGTTAAAATCACACAGggacttgcaaaaaaaaacaaaaaaaactgttactgCAAAAATCAAAGATCTACTACATACAACCACATCTAAATATAATCTTGAACACATTAGTCAGTGTATTTTTAGCGTATTGATCCACACAGTTCTGCAGCCAAAGGCACAGTTGGATAGTAGCCTTCCTCTGTGGTACATGCTAGAATGACATAAATCCAATTATCTGTTTTCATACTGAATATCGTTGCTCTGTGACCTCTATATACATCCATATTACAGGTGATAACCTTACAGGAAAGCAATAGATTCCATTGCTCGGGGCTGCAGTACTAGTGCTTTGTATGGTTTAAATTTCAACCAGTGTGCCTGCATCCTTTGTGGATGTGTTTCTTCATGTTTGTACTGTCAGCTGTAATGCCAGACCATTGAAATATCAACACAGGCTtccacctcttttttttttatcagtgcaAAATAAGCCAGCTTTCCTGTATGAAGTGAGATGCACCTGAAGGAATAAGGGCCAAAACACTGAATGAACAAGAGAGAGGAAGCAGAAAATTAAAGCTGTGGCTTTGCTCCAAATGACTTTGGAACGAGCTGACTTTAGATGGAGAGAGGGGACTGCAAGCAGAGGCAATTAACTTGTCTCGTAAGCTGTGTGATGAACAAGTCTTTATCCTTGTGTAATTAGCGCTGTTTGTTAAGCTACAGAGTTGTCCCGCTGATTAACActctcacatctctctcacAGTTTCTTGCCACCACTGTTCCATTTGGCCTTGGCGGAGACACCCCCTTACTTTTTGCCCACTCAGAGATTGGTATTTTATGTGACGTCTTCTTTAAAGATGGCATGGGAAGCTCTGTTAATAGGTCTTACTCTAAAGCCTGTTTTACGgttctgcagaggctccacgcagagctttcgccgtagccaacgtaagtggcctgtgtgtgtgagagagtgacagcgagTAGTGAccctagagtcatagtgagagaaaccatgtgtctcccctgtgttttccgaccacggtgggaaatctgtagcaggagaagttaaccctctccttgatttcatgttgtttatggagaaggagaaccaggagataAGTCGGGGGAAATACAACGCTAcccagccacggccgagcgacgtgcaaAGTAGTATTtagtagttacatttttcgagaggtgcacgtcaggctacggcgtagggtccggcgtagacgcagagggctCTGCAGGGGGTACGCCGTTGATTtgatgcagaagcataaaacggccttaacaGTCTCACAGCCGTAGAGTACTACGTAGAAAAAGTACTGTGTGATAAGGACTTCGGAGGTAAAAATTAAGGTATTGGAAACAACTTGAATCTAACTTTTCAATAAAATGTTCTAAGGGTTTTCCTGTAGACActgcttttaaattaaacattgatTGGATGGAAAACATGCCAGTGGTAAGCTGGTCTTCATATCAGGCAACACACTGTGGGTTTTGTCAGAAAATGGCAGAAGAAAGACAAAGTGTCGAGCAGCTGTCTCCGGTGGAAGGATCAGGCAGTATACTCCCTTGCAGTGATGCCACACTCTCTTAGATGCTATACGTTTATAACTGAGCTACTAGTACCAGCACCTTTACTTACAGGCTCTgtaccaaaataaataaatgctgttGTTGCTGATGTTCTTGCAGGTTGAAGTCACACTCGGCAGTGCAGAATATtaaaagtcaattttatttttattatgtcGCAGGGGCAATTATATGATGATTAACAAAAGAAAGGTCATTTTGGAAAAGGTGTTGGTTGTGTGGTGTATGCTGCCCAAAAGTGTTGGATCAGCTCATGAGAGTCAGAGAAGCGAGTCTTCTGCTTAGTTCACAAGCTTTAACATGTTTCCTGAGCTTGCAAACATGCTCCTAATTCACATAAGCGGTGCCGCAAAATGTAGCGCTCGATAACTTTGACCGTGTTATCTGTCTCAGCAAGATCATAGGCCCTAATCAGGATTTTACTGGTGTAAAAAGTGCTTAGGAGAGGACATGGAGAGGCCAGATCATCACACTGAAAATACAAAACCAAAGAGTTGCTTTTAAAGCAGTTTTTTCAAATGTGGGTTCATTTGCATTTATGTTGTGATTGTTTATCAGAGATAAGATTATCACTGGGGAGACATAAGTAGGCAATTTATGTTAGGTCAAGGTTTTTAAAAGATTTAAATTTGATCATCATTGCAAGGCGTTGCATGTTATTACTGTATAGACTGTGTCTTTAGTTTGCTTGTGTGATTGCTTATCAATAAAACAGATTTGTTTAGGTTCGCTTTGCCCCTCTGTGGCCCTATTACATTTGTATGATCTCGTCTAAAGTGGCATAATAGCTGTGTCACAGGTgcactaggggtggaacggtacatgtattcgtattgaaccgaaacggtacgggcgtctcggttcggtacatgaatttacacggagaatacacggtataaaaataaataaaacttgcgtgcaaattaattaatgtaatgcggaactaatgTAATGCGGGTTCTCGGGACACCTAATccgtagccccgccttagctctgaagctagccgagctccgcctacatgcagtttttttgcatgtcgacggtccagtgagtaaatcagagatagcagcactaaaggacgagtatggcgagtggtggcgatccacaagagttagaggacccgctggcctctttaagatcgcaagtttgggaaaacttcgaGACTGTATGGATGAAGCCTGGAGCCGCCCATGTCATGCCCTCCCGCCTGGTGCCGTCCCGGCCTCGAAAACTTCGGTCTTCAGGGTCAGTTACAATAGTACAGGCGAGAGtgtggtggataagacgaggactgtgtgtcggcgttgttcagcagttgttgggtatgtaagtggaaatacatctaacatgctaacgcatATCAGACGCCATCACCCAGCTGTACCAATCGCTGGAACGAGACAAAAGAAtactgtccaacttctcctccctacagtgcttaaccagcctttaaatacaaatagggCTTCAAGTATTTGCTGCATGTGCTCGAACCTCGTTACAACATGCCATCCCGTCCACATATTTGttgtttatatatgtaatttgcactttcataaataagagatgctgtatttccagtttaatagctgattgtcttattttgtttacaagttacagatggagtctggcgATGATGTGGGTTACTCTTTTAcagtttacatcttactttacacactaaaggctgttgcagctagctcaggggagagactgtatgagactaggtggtacagcctgagacatgcacaataaaaaaaaatttgccttctgcatttttgttatgcttttccctccattgtattgAACCGAACcatgatgtctgaaccgaggtatgaaccgaaccgtgacttctgtgtaccgttccacccctaaggTGCACCATCATTAAGATGTTATCATCAAAACTCTGCTACCAGGAACAACTGCAGGCATTTATTTTCAAAGGACACTGCACAAACAATCCCATCCTCTGTCTTGTATGAGTTCAATTAGCGCTAATTGGATAATTACCTGAGATTATATCAAGATGTGCTCATTGTTGTGTCACACCAATGTAATACAATGGGAGTATGAACTgctgttctgttgttttttttaactgaggGTGTGAAGTCCTGAGTGAGTACAGTTTTGTGTCCACGGTCTCACTGTCAAAGTTCACTCTTAAGTCAGTGGTTGCTAGTGTTTACTCACTCCTCTGAGTGAAGTGGCAAAGTGATGCAGATGCCTCTTCATTCGTTTTAGTCCCCGCAAGGAAATTAAAGTGCTTGTGGCCCATAATCCAATTTAGTCACCCCCGCCCCTACGCAGTGAGTTTGCTGTGATTGCTTTAGGGAGCAGTGGCAGGGCAATATTAAAAATCTACCCATATTATTGTGATTGTATGCGCTTCAACTAAAGCCTCCTGACTCGGGGATCTGAGCATGGCGTCTTAAGTGCTCTCCTGGCAGCTTTGTGTTGCTCATAAGACAGATGCTCGGGATACAATTCAATTAAGTTCAGAATATACCACAACAGGCTGTATCTTCTTATTAGAACAAAGTATGACAATTCAGTCCCAGTGTGGGACAGAGCACTGAACTGATTTTGGCCTGTGCTTTTTTATCAAAGAAACAACCTGTAGTCATTAATTGGCCTGTGAGATTTGATGATATTTACCTAAATGTTACCATTCCTGATACTGGTATTATTTAGTAAATCAATTGGGCTTAACTCACTGCAATTACTATTGCATCTTTTGATGTAGCTGATTTGAAATAAAGTTGGTGAACATTTAGTGCCTTGAACATTCGCTAAAAATGATAACCATGTGGAAACTGGAAACAGAATACATCACAATCTGTAAAGTTACTTTAACTAAAGATTATTACAGTTTTGATTCCGTTTTCTGCTGCACTGACTTCCATGCATAACATGAACATGCTGTTTCTCTCTAACATGTAGTATGGTTTATAGGGTTTAACTTGTAAACCGAACATATTTCCTctggggcggctgtggctcaggtggtagagtggTCACCTACCAATTgaaaggttggtggttcgatctcTGGCTCTGCAGTCCCGTGTCGAAATGTCCTTAGGCAAGACACTGAAATCCAAATTGCTCCAGATGCTTTGCCAtcagagtgtaaatgtgtgtgaatgtttatctgatgagcaggtgtcACCTTGTGTCATGGTtttgtcaggaatggcttggacccaaatgcagtttagatgatttattaaacaaaaatgaagtacataccaaaagtgtctagaaagcaacaggcaaaaactaattccagaacaagATCTCAGCGGCAAACggtagactccagacacaaacacacagccaacagaacactcccacacaagacaaagacaacacagagactaaatacacaggttaacaaggactaacaagaaacaggtgacacaacaggtgaaacaaatcagggcagaacaataaaacaggcgggaaaacaaaagacaggaagtaaactagataggacaagggagacaagacagacttcaaaataaaacaggaaacagaacatcacaatcatgacaccTTGTATGGCAGTGTGTGTTAATGGTGAaaggttcctgtactatg encodes the following:
- the LOC144517124 gene encoding acid-sensing ion channel 1-like, which translates into the protein MDLNADSEDMDYKEPAPIEDFASRSTLHGISHMFTYERMCIKRTLWILFFLSSLGVLVTVCVDRVQLYFQYPHVTKLDEVAASLMVFPSVTFCNLNSFRFSRVTRNDLYHAGELLAMLNGRYVLFLLFVKTNQYSAHRLPNRHTTLSAWKIMFCLRETYRYEIRDPHMVEENVLQILKERADFDNYKPRPFNMREFYDRTGHDIKDMLLSCNYRGIPCSAEDFKVVSQACQ